From a region of the Impatiens glandulifera chromosome 4, dImpGla2.1, whole genome shotgun sequence genome:
- the LOC124936716 gene encoding uncharacterized protein LOC124936716 isoform X2 — protein MSEEGEKTCPLCAEEMDLTDQQLKPCKCGYQICVWCWNHIMEMAEKDETEGRCPACRFPYNKEKVVGLAKKCERLVAEMTMEKKMKTHKAKLISAEARKLLSSARVIQRNLVYVVGLPLTLADEEILQCKEYFGQYGKVLKVSISRTASGAIQNGANNSCSVYITYSKEEEAIRCIQYVHGFVLEGRPLKSCFGTTKYCHAWLRNVTCNNPACLYLHEVGSQDDSFTKDETLSAYTRILQITGATHIMQHRSGNKLPPPADDYDHSSSTSSGKPMSKSAITNTIASVKSSLPNGGSSHSLASQSSSPWGPPSLTIPNGNIKRMPETRSGSMTSIDVAATSQTQFQEDGKKGLTILNRSESEPIESVTNADSRTPSSNGTPTTGTPAMSNNSQLKFSLESKVKHESTENITKSVVNVTEGSLSEKKQHVSSSKGKVKDSSSSMLSSMVNGDIEDTSDRVRQQQNLEELPSEESLSSVATVRNNVELVDENCMSVEQDWPETVVNSEPSIEHDEFEEDLRHFENQRLKDPEVTRTNGFMSPSHIFHVPNHHRDQAEQLEAQVFDKRFKTSPFPLQSSTSATNLEILLNKQPIVLDQAAASSHSMHMQKTEVQFRDIDDCSLGSGAMGESNIISSILSMDFDSWDTSLKSSKNLSKLFSESDNDNDQVNLKLSSSLRGQNSSQSRFSFARNDDSRYEASHLRPSPSRNGQQPSSDHLSVHDFSRSRDMSLATNLGGFNNVPSNAYFHDSDIFSSGYPHLSSNKLSVSRAQTSAPPGFSAPSRSLQPPPPGFGAQERMEQPLDHHHMSGNHFLGVSSLLGNSYHQSPPKSNGSSVIDNEFMDPAIMAVVDERLPGGIRNGLSYHHHSQSNALKNEARLQLLMQRSAVPPLQNQGMVETSQMGNNGYFNLNDAYSRLMVSGEQNHISYPQQLNQLNHHQQQQHQQLQQPQQQQQQNRSNLMSKGLWDGWNEISSRNDRLGGVNKFFNGYENSNFRMGSENLYNGSYGNC, from the exons ATGAGTGAAGAAGGAGAAAAGACTTGTCCACTTTGTGCTGAGGAAATGGATTTGACAGATCAACAACTCAAGCCTTGTAAATGCGGTTACCAG ATCTGTGTTTGGTGCTGGAATCACATAATGGAGATGGCTGAGAAGGATGAGACAGAAGGGAGATGTCCTGCTTGCCGATTTCCTTATAACAAGGAAAAGGTTGTAGGCTTGGCAAAAAAATGTGAAAG GTTGGTTGCTGAGATGACTAtggagaaaaaaatgaagacaCATAAGGCAAAACTCATCTCAGCTGAAGCAAGGAAGCTACTTAGTAGTGCACGAGTGATTCAAAGGAATCTCGTATATGTTGTTGGGTTGCCTCTAACTTTAGCGGATGAAGAG ATCCTCCAGTGTAAGGAATACTTTGGCCAGTATGGAAAGGTGCTAAAAGTGTCCATTTCTAGGACAGCATCTGGTGCAATTCAAAATGGTGCAAACAATTCTTGCAGTGT GTATATTACTTACTCAAAAGAGGAGGAAGCGATTAGATGTATTCAGTATGTGCATGGGTTCGTGCTGGAGGGTAGACCTTTAAA GTCATGCTTTGGAACCACAAAATATTGTCACGCATGGCTGAGAAATGTG ACTTGCAACAACCCAGCTTGTTTGTATTTGCATGAGGTTGGTTCACAAGACGATAGTTTCACTAAAGATGAAACCTTATCTGCCTATACAAG GATTCTTCAAATTACTGGTGCTACACATATTATGCAACATCGTTCAGGGAATAAGTTACCACCTCCTGCAGATGACTACGACCATAGCAGCTCCACGTCCTCAGGAAAACCTATGAGTAAAAGTGCTATAACT AATACAATAGCCAGTGTTAAAAGTTCTCTGCCAAATGGTGGTTCTAGTCACTCTCTTGCATCACAGTCTTCATCACCATG GGGACCACCCAGTTTAACAATTCCCAATGGGAATATAAAACGGATGCCTGAAACTAGAAGTGGTTCAATGACTTCTATAGATGTTGCAGCAACAAGTCAAACTCAGTTTCAAGAAGATGGGAAAAAGGGCTTGACAATACTAAATAGAAGTGAATCTGAGCCAATAGAATCAGTTACAAATGCAGACAGTAGAACCCCTTCTTCTAATGGAACTCCTACAACAGGAACGCCTGCTATGTCAAATAACAGTCAGTTGAAATTTTCACTGGAATCTAAAGTTAAACATGAAAGCACGGAAAATATTACGAAGTCTGTTGTTAACGTTACTGAGGGTTCTCTCTCTGAAAAGAAGCAGCATGTTTCTTCCTCCAAAGGAAAGGTTAAGGATTCGTCCTCCAGTATGTTGTCATCAATGGTCAATGGAGACATTGAAGATACTAGTGATCGTGTGCGGCAACAACAGAACCTTGAGGAATTGCCTTCAGAAGAATCCTTGTCATCAGTTGCGACTGTGAGGAATAATGTGGAATTAGTTGATGAAAATTGCATGTCTGTTGAGCAAGACTGGCCTGAGACAGTTGTAAATTCAGAACCATCCATAGAACATGACGAGTTTGAAGAAGATTTACGACATTTTGAGAACCAAAGACTTAAAGATCCGGAAGTCACTCGAACAAATGGTTTCATGAGTCCTTCCCATATTTTTCATGTTCCAAATCATCATAGAGATCAAGCTGAGCAGTTAGAAGCTCAAGTTTTTGATAAGAGATTTAAAACATCACCTTTTCCTCTTCAATCCAGTACATCAGCAACCAACCTTGAAATTTTGCTAAATAAGCAACCCATTGTTTTAGATCAAGCAGCAGCTAGTAGTCATTCAATGCACATGCAAAAAACTGAAGTTCAATTCAGAGATATTGATGATTGCAGCCTAGGGTCTGGGGCAATGGGAGAGAGCAATATAATATCAAGTATTTTATCTATGGACTTTGATTCATGGGATACATCACTAAAGTCCTCCaaaaatttgtctaaattatttAGTGAAAgtgataatgataatgatcaggTAAATCTAAAATTATCTAGTTCCTTACGAGGGCAAAACAGTAGTCAATCTAGATTCTCTTTTGCAAGAAATGATGATTCTAGGTATGAAGCATCTCATCTTAGACCATCACCAAGTCGCAATGGTCAGCAACCTAGCTCGGATCACTTGTCGGTCCATGACTTTTCAAGAAGCAGAGATATGTCTTTAGCTACTAACCTTGGTGGTTTTAATAATGTTCCCTCAAATGCTTACTTCCATGACTCTGACATTTTTAGCAGCGGTTATCCTCATTTATCTTCTAATAAGTTATCAG TTTCAAGAGCTCAAACTTCAGCTCCTCCGGGATTTTCAGCTCCCAGCAGATCACTTCAACCGCCGCCCCCTGGCTTTGGTGCACAAGAAAGAATGGAACAGCCTCTTGACCACCATCACATGTCTG GGAATCACTTTCTGGGCGTATCATCCTTATTGGGAAACTCTTATCATCAGTCACCACCTAAGTCGAATGGAAGCAGTGTTATAGATAACGAATTCATGGATCCCGCCATTATGGCAGTTGTGGATGAAAGACTTCCTGGTGGGATTCGTAATGGGTTGAGTTACCACCACCATTCACAATCGAATGCCTTAAAAAACGAAGCGAGACTTCAATTACTGATGCAAAGATCAGCTGTCCCTCCCTTACAAAACCAGGGAATGGTCGAAACATCCCAAATGGGAAACAATGGCTATTTTAATTTGAACGATGCTTATAGTAGGTTGATGGTCAGTGGGGAACAAAATCATATCTCGTATCCACAACAACTCAACCAACTTAACCACcatcagcagcagcagcatcAGCAACTTCAGCAGCCGCAGCAGCAACAACAGCAAAATAGATCGAACCTCATGTCTAAAGGTCTGTGGGATGGGTGGAACGAGATTTCCAGCAGAAACGACAGATTGGGTGGTGTTAACAAATTCTTCAACGGATATGAGAATTCGAATTTCCGAATGGGGTCGGAGAATCTGTACAATGGGTCATATGGAAACTGTTGA
- the LOC124936716 gene encoding uncharacterized protein LOC124936716 isoform X1 codes for MSEEGEKTCPLCAEEMDLTDQQLKPCKCGYQICVWCWNHIMEMAEKDETEGRCPACRFPYNKEKVVGLAKKCERLVAEMTMEKKMKTHKAKLISAEARKLLSSARVIQRNLVYVVGLPLTLADEEILQCKEYFGQYGKVLKVSISRTASGAIQNGANNSCSVYITYSKEEEAIRCIQYVHGFVLEGRPLKSCFGTTKYCHAWLRNVTCNNPACLYLHEVGSQDDSFTKDETLSAYTRSRILQITGATHIMQHRSGNKLPPPADDYDHSSSTSSGKPMSKSAITNTIASVKSSLPNGGSSHSLASQSSSPWGPPSLTIPNGNIKRMPETRSGSMTSIDVAATSQTQFQEDGKKGLTILNRSESEPIESVTNADSRTPSSNGTPTTGTPAMSNNSQLKFSLESKVKHESTENITKSVVNVTEGSLSEKKQHVSSSKGKVKDSSSSMLSSMVNGDIEDTSDRVRQQQNLEELPSEESLSSVATVRNNVELVDENCMSVEQDWPETVVNSEPSIEHDEFEEDLRHFENQRLKDPEVTRTNGFMSPSHIFHVPNHHRDQAEQLEAQVFDKRFKTSPFPLQSSTSATNLEILLNKQPIVLDQAAASSHSMHMQKTEVQFRDIDDCSLGSGAMGESNIISSILSMDFDSWDTSLKSSKNLSKLFSESDNDNDQVNLKLSSSLRGQNSSQSRFSFARNDDSRYEASHLRPSPSRNGQQPSSDHLSVHDFSRSRDMSLATNLGGFNNVPSNAYFHDSDIFSSGYPHLSSNKLSVSRAQTSAPPGFSAPSRSLQPPPPGFGAQERMEQPLDHHHMSGNHFLGVSSLLGNSYHQSPPKSNGSSVIDNEFMDPAIMAVVDERLPGGIRNGLSYHHHSQSNALKNEARLQLLMQRSAVPPLQNQGMVETSQMGNNGYFNLNDAYSRLMVSGEQNHISYPQQLNQLNHHQQQQHQQLQQPQQQQQQNRSNLMSKGLWDGWNEISSRNDRLGGVNKFFNGYENSNFRMGSENLYNGSYGNC; via the exons ATGAGTGAAGAAGGAGAAAAGACTTGTCCACTTTGTGCTGAGGAAATGGATTTGACAGATCAACAACTCAAGCCTTGTAAATGCGGTTACCAG ATCTGTGTTTGGTGCTGGAATCACATAATGGAGATGGCTGAGAAGGATGAGACAGAAGGGAGATGTCCTGCTTGCCGATTTCCTTATAACAAGGAAAAGGTTGTAGGCTTGGCAAAAAAATGTGAAAG GTTGGTTGCTGAGATGACTAtggagaaaaaaatgaagacaCATAAGGCAAAACTCATCTCAGCTGAAGCAAGGAAGCTACTTAGTAGTGCACGAGTGATTCAAAGGAATCTCGTATATGTTGTTGGGTTGCCTCTAACTTTAGCGGATGAAGAG ATCCTCCAGTGTAAGGAATACTTTGGCCAGTATGGAAAGGTGCTAAAAGTGTCCATTTCTAGGACAGCATCTGGTGCAATTCAAAATGGTGCAAACAATTCTTGCAGTGT GTATATTACTTACTCAAAAGAGGAGGAAGCGATTAGATGTATTCAGTATGTGCATGGGTTCGTGCTGGAGGGTAGACCTTTAAA GTCATGCTTTGGAACCACAAAATATTGTCACGCATGGCTGAGAAATGTG ACTTGCAACAACCCAGCTTGTTTGTATTTGCATGAGGTTGGTTCACAAGACGATAGTTTCACTAAAGATGAAACCTTATCTGCCTATACAAG GAGTAGGATTCTTCAAATTACTGGTGCTACACATATTATGCAACATCGTTCAGGGAATAAGTTACCACCTCCTGCAGATGACTACGACCATAGCAGCTCCACGTCCTCAGGAAAACCTATGAGTAAAAGTGCTATAACT AATACAATAGCCAGTGTTAAAAGTTCTCTGCCAAATGGTGGTTCTAGTCACTCTCTTGCATCACAGTCTTCATCACCATG GGGACCACCCAGTTTAACAATTCCCAATGGGAATATAAAACGGATGCCTGAAACTAGAAGTGGTTCAATGACTTCTATAGATGTTGCAGCAACAAGTCAAACTCAGTTTCAAGAAGATGGGAAAAAGGGCTTGACAATACTAAATAGAAGTGAATCTGAGCCAATAGAATCAGTTACAAATGCAGACAGTAGAACCCCTTCTTCTAATGGAACTCCTACAACAGGAACGCCTGCTATGTCAAATAACAGTCAGTTGAAATTTTCACTGGAATCTAAAGTTAAACATGAAAGCACGGAAAATATTACGAAGTCTGTTGTTAACGTTACTGAGGGTTCTCTCTCTGAAAAGAAGCAGCATGTTTCTTCCTCCAAAGGAAAGGTTAAGGATTCGTCCTCCAGTATGTTGTCATCAATGGTCAATGGAGACATTGAAGATACTAGTGATCGTGTGCGGCAACAACAGAACCTTGAGGAATTGCCTTCAGAAGAATCCTTGTCATCAGTTGCGACTGTGAGGAATAATGTGGAATTAGTTGATGAAAATTGCATGTCTGTTGAGCAAGACTGGCCTGAGACAGTTGTAAATTCAGAACCATCCATAGAACATGACGAGTTTGAAGAAGATTTACGACATTTTGAGAACCAAAGACTTAAAGATCCGGAAGTCACTCGAACAAATGGTTTCATGAGTCCTTCCCATATTTTTCATGTTCCAAATCATCATAGAGATCAAGCTGAGCAGTTAGAAGCTCAAGTTTTTGATAAGAGATTTAAAACATCACCTTTTCCTCTTCAATCCAGTACATCAGCAACCAACCTTGAAATTTTGCTAAATAAGCAACCCATTGTTTTAGATCAAGCAGCAGCTAGTAGTCATTCAATGCACATGCAAAAAACTGAAGTTCAATTCAGAGATATTGATGATTGCAGCCTAGGGTCTGGGGCAATGGGAGAGAGCAATATAATATCAAGTATTTTATCTATGGACTTTGATTCATGGGATACATCACTAAAGTCCTCCaaaaatttgtctaaattatttAGTGAAAgtgataatgataatgatcaggTAAATCTAAAATTATCTAGTTCCTTACGAGGGCAAAACAGTAGTCAATCTAGATTCTCTTTTGCAAGAAATGATGATTCTAGGTATGAAGCATCTCATCTTAGACCATCACCAAGTCGCAATGGTCAGCAACCTAGCTCGGATCACTTGTCGGTCCATGACTTTTCAAGAAGCAGAGATATGTCTTTAGCTACTAACCTTGGTGGTTTTAATAATGTTCCCTCAAATGCTTACTTCCATGACTCTGACATTTTTAGCAGCGGTTATCCTCATTTATCTTCTAATAAGTTATCAG TTTCAAGAGCTCAAACTTCAGCTCCTCCGGGATTTTCAGCTCCCAGCAGATCACTTCAACCGCCGCCCCCTGGCTTTGGTGCACAAGAAAGAATGGAACAGCCTCTTGACCACCATCACATGTCTG GGAATCACTTTCTGGGCGTATCATCCTTATTGGGAAACTCTTATCATCAGTCACCACCTAAGTCGAATGGAAGCAGTGTTATAGATAACGAATTCATGGATCCCGCCATTATGGCAGTTGTGGATGAAAGACTTCCTGGTGGGATTCGTAATGGGTTGAGTTACCACCACCATTCACAATCGAATGCCTTAAAAAACGAAGCGAGACTTCAATTACTGATGCAAAGATCAGCTGTCCCTCCCTTACAAAACCAGGGAATGGTCGAAACATCCCAAATGGGAAACAATGGCTATTTTAATTTGAACGATGCTTATAGTAGGTTGATGGTCAGTGGGGAACAAAATCATATCTCGTATCCACAACAACTCAACCAACTTAACCACcatcagcagcagcagcatcAGCAACTTCAGCAGCCGCAGCAGCAACAACAGCAAAATAGATCGAACCTCATGTCTAAAGGTCTGTGGGATGGGTGGAACGAGATTTCCAGCAGAAACGACAGATTGGGTGGTGTTAACAAATTCTTCAACGGATATGAGAATTCGAATTTCCGAATGGGGTCGGAGAATCTGTACAATGGGTCATATGGAAACTGTTGA